Within Wyeomyia smithii strain HCP4-BCI-WySm-NY-G18 chromosome 2, ASM2978416v1, whole genome shotgun sequence, the genomic segment GGACGGCCAATATCAAAGTTCGTTGTTCTATAGATGAGATAATACTGATTTCACGAAACcattcttacaaaaaaaaaaaaaaaatttaataatgtcACGCAGTAAAAAATTTGGAGATTTAGTCGGATCCATCGACGAAGGTACCAGTTCGGCAAGGTTTATTTTGTTCCGCGCAGAGACTACTGAAATCGTATGTTTTCACCAGAAAGAGTTACGTCAGATATATCCTCAAGAAGGATGGGTTGAACAAGACCCTAAAGAAATTCTAGCCGTCGTTTTGGAATGCATCGAAAAAACCCTCGAGAAACTCCAGCAGCTTGGCGGAAGTTTGGAAGATATAGTAGGAGTTGGTGTAACCAACCAACGTGAAACAACAATAGTCTGGGACAAAACCACTGGTGAACCATTGTATAACGCTGTTGTTTGGCTTGATATGCGAACATCTTCAACAGTCGATCAACTGCTAGAAACTGTACCGAATAAAACGCGGAATAAGAATTATTTGAAACCACTTTGTGGACTGCCGTTATCACCTTATTTTTCAGCTGTAAAGCTTCGCTGGTTGATTGATAATGTACCAAAGGTCAGTTTCACTGAAAGTAATACTTTGCATATATTATAGTTTGCGATCCTCAGGTTAAAATAGCTATTAGAAACAAAACCTGCCTTTTTGGAACGGTGGATACGTGGCTAATATGGAACTTGACCGGCGGTCCGCATGATGGTGTTCATGTTACTGATGTAAGCAACGCATCACGAACTATGCTGATGAACATCGAAACTCTTCGCTACGACAAAACGCTGGGCAAATTTTTCGATATACCCTTCGATATTTTACCCGAAATCCGATCAAGCTCTGAGATTTACGGTCTAATACGTTTGAAGGGCTTGGAGAATGTACCGCTTTGTGGTTGTCTCGGAGACCAACAAGCTGCCCTAGTAGGCCAAGAATGCTTAAGCCGTGGTAAAGCAAAGGCAACATACGGGACAGGCTGTTTCCTATTATACAACACTGGAAATGCTTTAATCGAATCAACACACGGACTCATCACGACTGTAGCTTACCAAATGGGACCTGACGATGTGCCGACATACGCTCTTGAGGGATCTGTAGCAGTCGCCGGTGCCGCTCTTGGTTGGCTGCGGGACAACATGGATCTTTTGAGTAGCGCAAAGGAATCCGAAGAGTTAGCATTATCTGTAGAGAATAACGGCGATGTGTATTTTGTACCAGCTTTTAGTGGACTTTATGCGCCGTATTGGAATCAAGAAGCCCGAGGAGTGATTTGTGGTATTGCTGAAGATACGCAGCGCGGTCATATAGTTCGCGCTAGTCTCGAGGCGGTCTGCTTTCAGGTGCGAGATATCCTGGACGCTATGAACAAGGATTGTGGGTTTCCTCTCGTTAAGCTCAAGGTAGACGGCGGAATGACTGTGAATTCTCTTTTGATGCAGTGGCAAGCTGACCTGATTGGATTGGAAGTGCAGAAACCAGTCGTGGTTGAAACAACAGCGTTGGTAAGTTGTCATTCTGTCCCTCCCGATGCCATCTTTTCAAATTCGAGTTTTTGTTTCTGAACATTAAAAACGGGCAAATATCATTGATCTGGCTAGCTTCGCACAGATGTTTCCATAGCCTAAAGATGTCATTTGGTGTTGTTAGTTTCTTCTTAgaatcacgactaatttgtgaaggggtttatgtaaaaaaagtattgatgaaTAATCTagtgtaaaaaatatacactgtaaaaacaattttgaaaaaaaaatgtctctTGAAACCTTTTATTCTCttctaaaaaataataaatattttttcaatttttgtcaaCTATCATTGTTTAGCTTACAATCTGTAGTTtctgcagaatagaaaaaaaaaaacagattttaagatattgaatttaaaattatatttttgtgttttttcttcaaaatttttgtctTACGGTGTACAAATTTCttctggaaggacaaaattactgtctacaactttaccgGAGATATTaagccaatcaaacaaaccgttttggcttttttttcttttgggaaattttaattttttttgtttcttttttctccATGGTCAAACAACCTTTAATTTTAAACTaatcttttgtattttttataggtaaaatgaaattaaaaaaaaaataatttctcagatgattattttaaattttatttcatattttttgttgaaaaaacattttttgtcgaaaaataaCAGAGCTATAGCTACAAACGTGCGAAATCAGGTCACATATTGTAACGATcccatttttaaacaaaattgcacGTCAGAATCGAACAGCATAAACATGATTTTGTTTCGTAATAATCATAATCACCGAATATTTTCCTTCGCAGGGTGCTGCTATGGCCGCGGGACGGGCTGTTGGTTGCTGGGATATCGAGAACGTTAGCGTTGAGAGTAA encodes:
- the LOC129723094 gene encoding glycerol kinase, with protein sequence MSRSKKFGDLVGSIDEGTSSARFILFRAETTEIVCFHQKELRQIYPQEGWVEQDPKEILAVVLECIEKTLEKLQQLGGSLEDIVGVGVTNQRETTIVWDKTTGEPLYNAVVWLDMRTSSTVDQLLETVPNKTRNKNYLKPLCGLPLSPYFSAVKLRWLIDNVPKVKIAIRNKTCLFGTVDTWLIWNLTGGPHDGVHVTDVSNASRTMLMNIETLRYDKTLGKFFDIPFDILPEIRSSSEIYGLIRLKGLENVPLCGCLGDQQAALVGQECLSRGKAKATYGTGCFLLYNTGNALIESTHGLITTVAYQMGPDDVPTYALEGSVAVAGAALGWLRDNMDLLSSAKESEELALSVENNGDVYFVPAFSGLYAPYWNQEARGVICGIAEDTQRGHIVRASLEAVCFQVRDILDAMNKDCGFPLVKLKVDGGMTVNSLLMQWQADLIGLEVQKPVVVETTALGAAMAAGRAVGCWDIENVSVESNCTSFKPQISEDERDMRYNKWKMAVERSFGWEGNALG